DNA from Lentilitoribacter sp. Alg239-R112:
TCTTAAAGAACTTATCCCAGTTATTTCAGACCAACTGGTTGTTTGTAACATTGGCTTGCCGAGCCAGGAACTGCATATGCTTGATGACCAGCCGAGCAATTTTTACATGCTGGGCACGATGGGTCTTTCATCTTCGATTGGCTTGGGTCTCGCCCTTGCACAAAACAAGAAAGTGATCTCAATTGATGGCGATGGTTCTGTTCTAACGAACTTTGGCACTTTGCCAACAATAGCAAACAATGCCGCCGACAACTTCATCCTCTTGATTATCGATAATGGCAGCTATGGTTCGACAGGTGATCAGCCTACATATGCGGGTAAGAAAACATCTTTAGCAGCTGTTGCAAAGGCATGCGGCTGTGAGAATGTTATCGAATGCACCGCTGAAGACACAGTCAGTGCTGTCAAAGAAGCTGTTGCAGGCGACAAGATGACGATTATCGTTGCAAAATGCGAATCCGGCAATATTAAGGTTCCAGTTATTACCATGGACCCTGTTGTCATCCGTGATCGCTTTATGAAAACGGTCGCAAGTTAGTTACACAGCATACATAAGCAGTGACTTACTTAAAATAATCCATAATAAAATCGGCGATATTCTCAATATCGTCGATATGATAAACAGGCCTTGAATCAATTGTTGAATCAAGGTCATCGCTGGCAATCGCGATTACATTTTTTATTTTGCCCGAACCCGCATTTTTCCTGCTCTGAGCACGAATAACCTGTAACTTTGGAAAATCGGAAAACTTGAATCCTTCAACCAAAATAAGGTCAACGGGTTTCATTTTCGCGACAAGCTCATCAAGATCCGGCTCATCTTCATCAGCAATTATTTCATGCATCAAAGCAAAGCGTTTTGATGAGGAAAGCATGACTTCCTGAGCGCCTGATTGACGATGTTTAAAACTGTCGGTTCCGGGCTGATCAACATCAAACTCATGGTGTGCGTGCTTGACTGTTGAAATACTCAACCCGCGGCTTGTCATTTCCGCTACAAGCGCTGCGGTCAAAGTAGTTTTGCCAGAATCTTTCCAACCTGAAATACCAAATATTTTTTGCGCCTTATTCATATCTATCGCTTTCAAACATCTGTTTCGCACGTATCCAGTCCTGCGGGGTGTTTACATTAATAAATTGCTCTTCAAACTCATCCGGCAATTCTAATTTCTGCCAATCTTGTGATCTGATGAAATTCATAACTTTTCCGTTCTCACCGCTCATTAAAAATCTTCGTAAGTGTGCGGCGCATGATATGGGCCAAAGCGCAAATAGTTGCTGTGAAAAGCCACCGACAAACGGGACAATAATTTCAGATGCACTGCCAGCATTCTGCATTTTATCTACAAGATCAATTGGTGAAAATGGCGCATCTGCGGGTACACTTGCAATATGTGTAATGTGCGGACTGCGCTCCTGCGCATGTTCCAATCCAGACAATATTCCAGCCAACGGCCCCTGGCCACCTTCTATGACATCAGGAATGGTGACATACGGCTCTAAACCGGAAGTATCATTTGCATTGACAATCACCTGATTAACATGATCATTCAAACGCCGAATAGCGCGATGGATCAACGCTTCATCACCGAGCTTGAGCCATAATTTATCGTCATTGCCCATACGTCTGGATGCACCGCCTGCAACAACAAGACCACAAATATTTTCTACTTTCACAAAAGGCTCATTTCATTTTCAAGATTTTCATAACAACATGTTGGAATCTGGCACCAAACTGCGTCAGATGATATCACTATGACATTTAATTTCGCAATTCACTGGACAGAGTGAACAAGTATTCTTAACTGTCATCTAACGGTAATATATTTAGCAAACAGGCCCGTCATGAGTGAAGAAGAAAATAATCAGCCTCCGACTGATATTCGCATCTCTAAAGATCGAGCACTCATGACACTCACCTATCCAGATGAGTATAAAGCTGAATTGACCGCAGAATATTTACGCATATTCTCTCCGTCGGCAGAAGTTACAGGACATGGACCTGGGCAGGAAGTCACCCAAGACGGAAAACGCCATGTGTTGATAACTGACGTTACACCAACGGGCCGTTATGCCATACGCATTCAGTTTTCTGATGGGCATGAGACGGGTCTCTATCGATGGGCCTATCTGCGACAATTATCAGAAGAGAAAGATGAGCGCTGGGCAGCTTATCTTGAAGAACTTACCAACAAAAACCTATCGCGCGGTTAGTCTAAACCGTTGAACTTTAGCAGGATACAAAATGGCACAAATCACCAGTGAAATCGTTACTGAATGCCTTAAAACAATTAAAGGCCCCGACCTTGAAGGCGATCTAGTTTCGCGAGGCATGGTTAGTCCGATCATGATTGATGATGGAAAAGTTATTTTTTCCATCACAGTGCCATCGAGCCGAACAGAAGAACTTGAACCCATGCGACTCGCTGCTCAGAAGGCGGTTATGGCTTTAGACGGCGTCACTAGTGCCATGGTTGTTTTCACTGCAGAACGCGAGGCTGGTTCTGAACCTGCCCCACGTCCGACACCGCCACCAAGTGCCCAACCTTCCAAAGGCCGTCAGGTGAACAGCAGTGCACCCGTTCCGGGGATTAAATCAATTATTGCAGTAGCATCAGGTAAAGGTGGTGTGGGCAAATCCACAACATCAGTTAATCTTGCCATTGCTCTTGCAAAACTTGGCCAGAAAGTCGGAATTTTGGACGCAGATATTTATGGTCCCTCCATGCCGCGTCTTATGGGCATCAAGGATCAACCGACTGTGAACGGCAAAATCTTGACACCACTTGAGGGCCATGGCGTTAAAGTCATGTCTATGGGATTTCTGGTTGACGAGGACACGCCGATGATTTGGCGCGGACCAATGGTTATTTCTGCTCTTACTCAAATGCTGCGAGAAGTCGAATGGGGAGAGCTCGATGTTCTCGTCGTTGACATGCCTCCGGGCACAGGTGATGCACAGTTGACCATGTCACAACAAGTGCCACTCGCGGGTGCTGTCATTGTATCAACACCTCAGGACATTGCGCTGATTGATGCTCGTAAGGGCCTTAATATGTTCCGCAAAGTGGATGTTCCCATTCTCGGCTTGATCGAAAATATGAGTACATTTATCTGCCCTAAATGCGGAGAACACTCTCATATCTTCGGTCACGGCGGAGCACGAGATGAAGCAGAACGCGTTGGCGTTCCGTTCTTAGGTGAAATTCCGCTTCACATGGATATCCGTCTTAATTCAGATGGAGGTACACCAATCGTCTCATCCAGCCCGGATGGAGCACATGCAAAAGTCTATCTTCAAATCGCACAAAGCGTTATTGACAAGCTTGACGGTGCTGGCTTTGCGGACACTGCACCATCCATCACGTTTGAATAGCTTGATCTAAGCAATTTCAACTTGATAGTTGATGTTTTCAACATTTATAAATCGGGCCATGCGTCCGATTTCCTGCCTGAGCTTTTCATATCGTTTAGCCGTCCATTTGACTTTGGGTTCCGGCCAGAATTGCAAAACATTTAGATCACTTTTTTGACGGTCCGCTTTGATCTCAATTCGCCCCACAAATTTGTCACCCTCCAAAATGGGGTAAACATAATATCCCCATTTCCGCTTCTTTGCAGGTACAAACATTTCAATACGATATTCAAATCCAAACAGTCGCTCAATCCGATTGCGATCTCTGATCATCGGATCAAATGGGTTGAGAATACGCAGGCGTGATGTTGGTCTTTGGAGCGAGTTAAGCTGCTCTTCAATATCATAAAATGCATAAGCCTGATTGCCAGCTCCATCAGCACCAATAATTTCGACAGGACTGACCTGATCTTCTCTACGTGCAAGCCACTCGCGAACTTCCTTCTGGTCCACCGCATCCCAAAACTTTTGGATTTCCCCAACACTTGCACACCCCAAACGTTGAAGCGCAGCA
Protein-coding regions in this window:
- the comE gene encoding sulfopyruvate decarboxylase subunit beta; protein product: MIRSDILKELIPVISDQLVVCNIGLPSQELHMLDDQPSNFYMLGTMGLSSSIGLGLALAQNKKVISIDGDGSVLTNFGTLPTIANNAADNFILLIIDNGSYGSTGDQPTYAGKKTSLAAVAKACGCENVIECTAEDTVSAVKEAVAGDKMTIIVAKCESGNIKVPVITMDPVVIRDRFMKTVAS
- the mobB gene encoding molybdopterin-guanine dinucleotide biosynthesis protein B produces the protein MNKAQKIFGISGWKDSGKTTLTAALVAEMTSRGLSISTVKHAHHEFDVDQPGTDSFKHRQSGAQEVMLSSSKRFALMHEIIADEDEPDLDELVAKMKPVDLILVEGFKFSDFPKLQVIRAQSRKNAGSGKIKNVIAIASDDLDSTIDSRPVYHIDDIENIADFIMDYFK
- a CDS encoding molybdenum cofactor guanylyltransferase, which translates into the protein MKVENICGLVVAGGASRRMGNDDKLWLKLGDEALIHRAIRRLNDHVNQVIVNANDTSGLEPYVTIPDVIEGGQGPLAGILSGLEHAQERSPHITHIASVPADAPFSPIDLVDKMQNAGSASEIIVPFVGGFSQQLFALWPISCAAHLRRFLMSGENGKVMNFIRSQDWQKLELPDEFEEQFINVNTPQDWIRAKQMFESDRYE
- a CDS encoding DUF971 domain-containing protein, which encodes MSEEENNQPPTDIRISKDRALMTLTYPDEYKAELTAEYLRIFSPSAEVTGHGPGQEVTQDGKRHVLITDVTPTGRYAIRIQFSDGHETGLYRWAYLRQLSEEKDERWAAYLEELTNKNLSRG
- the apbC gene encoding iron-sulfur cluster carrier protein ApbC gives rise to the protein MAQITSEIVTECLKTIKGPDLEGDLVSRGMVSPIMIDDGKVIFSITVPSSRTEELEPMRLAAQKAVMALDGVTSAMVVFTAEREAGSEPAPRPTPPPSAQPSKGRQVNSSAPVPGIKSIIAVASGKGGVGKSTTSVNLAIALAKLGQKVGILDADIYGPSMPRLMGIKDQPTVNGKILTPLEGHGVKVMSMGFLVDEDTPMIWRGPMVISALTQMLREVEWGELDVLVVDMPPGTGDAQLTMSQQVPLAGAVIVSTPQDIALIDARKGLNMFRKVDVPILGLIENMSTFICPKCGEHSHIFGHGGARDEAERVGVPFLGEIPLHMDIRLNSDGGTPIVSSSPDGAHAKVYLQIAQSVIDKLDGAGFADTAPSITFE